A stretch of Myroides oncorhynchi DNA encodes these proteins:
- a CDS encoding efflux RND transporter periplasmic adaptor subunit, protein MITSRKTVLVAFSALIMFGTLIGINSCNIGSSKTLDPKENALALPIIKVDTTTAITIKDYIGNIEGKVNVEIRPQVEGILEKIFVDEGAFVKEGQPLFQVDPLPYQEVLNNMIATENVEKAKLKNAKLEIDRLKPLIDNEVIAQVQLETAKSNYEIAKASLAKATAAVNSAKISLDYTIIKAPVSGYIGRMPKRIGNLVSKGDKDPLTVLSDVSEVYVYFGMSESDFLYFSKGNKREDSVNTGQYLPDVALILADGHEYAEKGKVDMINGQVNRTTGSISLRASFPNSKDVMRSGNTGTIKLKETNPNVILIPQEVTTSIQDKTFVYTLDKEDKVKLKSIELNGVSGNNFIVSEGLHIGDRIIKTGFDKLTEGMYVKPLN, encoded by the coding sequence ATGATTACAAGTAGAAAAACAGTTTTAGTAGCATTCTCAGCGTTGATAATGTTTGGTACATTGATAGGGATTAACAGCTGCAATATAGGTTCTTCTAAAACATTAGATCCTAAAGAAAATGCATTAGCATTGCCTATCATAAAAGTAGATACAACAACAGCTATTACGATTAAGGATTATATTGGAAACATAGAGGGAAAGGTAAACGTAGAAATCAGACCTCAAGTAGAAGGTATACTAGAAAAAATATTTGTTGATGAAGGAGCTTTCGTTAAAGAAGGACAACCTTTGTTTCAAGTAGATCCACTTCCTTACCAAGAAGTATTAAACAATATGATAGCTACTGAAAATGTAGAAAAAGCAAAACTAAAAAACGCTAAATTAGAAATAGATCGTCTAAAACCTCTTATTGATAATGAGGTAATCGCTCAAGTACAATTAGAAACAGCTAAATCAAACTATGAGATAGCTAAGGCGTCACTAGCTAAAGCAACTGCGGCAGTTAATAGTGCTAAGATTAGTCTTGATTATACTATTATTAAAGCACCTGTTAGTGGGTATATAGGTCGTATGCCTAAACGTATTGGTAACCTTGTCTCTAAAGGAGATAAAGATCCGCTGACGGTCTTATCTGATGTAAGTGAAGTGTATGTGTACTTTGGTATGAGCGAATCAGATTTCCTATATTTTAGCAAAGGAAACAAAAGAGAAGATAGCGTAAATACAGGACAATACTTACCTGATGTAGCTTTAATATTAGCTGATGGACATGAATATGCTGAGAAAGGAAAAGTAGATATGATCAATGGACAAGTAAACAGAACTACAGGATCTATATCTCTAAGAGCCTCTTTCCCTAATTCTAAAGATGTAATGAGATCAGGTAACACTGGTACAATTAAACTGAAAGAAACAAATCCTAATGTTATATTGATTCCACAAGAAGTAACCACTTCTATTCAAGACAAAACATTCGTGTATACGTTAGATAAAGAAGACAAAGTAAAGCTTAAATCTATAGAACTAAACGGAGTATCTGGAAATAACTTTATTGTTTCTGAAGGTTTACACATTGGAGATAGAATTATCAAAACAGGTTTTGATAAATTAACTGAGGGAATGTATGTAAAGCCATTGAACTAA